The Longimicrobiales bacterium genome has a window encoding:
- a CDS encoding serine hydrolase: MRSILRRFVSVTLFSAVLAIPGTGQELPRTTPEAVGMSSQRLDRLTNALDGYVADGKLPGAVAMVLRDGKVAYSSAVGYQDREAGIPMRDDAIFRIASQTKALISVGIMMLQEDGRLLISDPVAKYLPAFGITTVAAARDGGGYDVVDANRSITLRDLLTHTAGIGYGSGPGGDQWDQAGITGWYFGHRDEAVRQTIDRMASLPFPAQPGEQFVYGYNTDILGAVIEVASGQTLDAFVQDRILGPLDMRDTHFYLPPSKESRLAAVYNLGDGLKRAPDGSGMQTQGQYVEGPRASFSGGAGLLSTARDYGRFLQMMLDGGALEGTQLLSPATVGLMTRNHIGNISVGAGMGFGLGFSIRMDVGRAGEPGSMGEFGWGGAYHSTYWVDPVEDLVVVYFTQVIPAPGLDDHARLRALVYGAIVESAAGSGPH, from the coding sequence GTGCGCTCGATACTTCGCCGCTTCGTATCCGTCACCCTGTTCTCAGCAGTGCTCGCGATCCCGGGCACCGGCCAGGAGCTCCCCAGAACGACTCCAGAGGCCGTAGGCATGTCATCGCAACGTCTCGACCGGCTTACCAATGCCCTGGACGGCTACGTAGCGGACGGGAAGCTACCCGGCGCAGTCGCCATGGTCCTGCGGGACGGTAAGGTTGCTTACTCATCGGCTGTGGGATATCAGGACCGGGAAGCAGGGATTCCGATGCGGGATGACGCGATCTTTCGCATCGCTTCCCAGACCAAGGCACTCATCAGCGTCGGGATCATGATGCTTCAGGAAGACGGCCGACTCCTGATTTCTGATCCCGTCGCGAAGTATCTCCCTGCGTTCGGTATTACGACCGTTGCCGCAGCTCGCGACGGGGGTGGTTATGACGTAGTCGATGCCAATCGCTCGATCACTCTGCGAGACCTTCTGACGCATACGGCCGGCATCGGTTATGGGAGTGGTCCGGGTGGCGACCAATGGGACCAAGCGGGGATTACCGGATGGTATTTCGGGCATCGCGACGAAGCCGTCCGTCAGACAATCGACCGCATGGCCTCACTCCCCTTCCCCGCCCAGCCTGGGGAACAGTTCGTTTATGGATACAACACCGACATCCTAGGGGCCGTGATCGAGGTCGCATCGGGACAGACGCTGGATGCGTTCGTCCAGGATCGCATTCTCGGACCGCTCGACATGCGCGACACGCACTTCTACTTGCCCCCGTCCAAAGAGAGTCGTCTTGCCGCGGTCTACAACCTCGGAGATGGCCTGAAGCGGGCTCCGGACGGTTCGGGTATGCAGACCCAGGGGCAGTACGTCGAGGGACCGCGGGCCAGCTTCTCCGGCGGAGCGGGACTCCTCTCCACCGCACGTGACTACGGACGATTTCTCCAGATGATGCTTGATGGCGGTGCTCTGGAAGGAACCCAGCTGCTTTCGCCGGCGACCGTGGGCCTGATGACGAGAAACCATATCGGTAATATCTCGGTCGGCGCCGGAATGGGTTTCGGACTGGGATTCTCCATCAGAATGGATGTCGGCCGAGCAGGCGAGCCTGGTTCGATGGGCGAGTTTGGATGGGGTGGCGCCTACCACTCGACCTACTGGGTCGATCCGGTTGAAGACCTCGTCGTGGTGTACTTCACGCAGGTCATCCCCGCTCCCGGACTCGATGATCATGCGAGGCTCCGCGCCCTGGTCTATGGGGCGATCGTCGAGAGTGCGGCCGGGTCCGGGCCGCATTGA
- a CDS encoding amino acid permease, translating to MTAHREGSQGGEPTFARNLGLFDATMIGVGAMIGAGIFVLTGIAAGESGPASILAFALNGAVTLLTAFAYAELAAAIPEAGGGYAFVRRAFPGAVGFTAGWMLWFAYTVACSLYALGFAGYFWEFFIKYTPGIPEVVFSIVGEHGAGLVVTFVVGALFVRLNARGTAVVGMAENVLTVAKLIILAVFIGYGLRALGMAPEGQVQEAFNPFFPRGFGGVFVAMGLTFIAFEGYDLIATVAEEIKEPEKNIPKATFISLAVTMVMYLLILFVSLAAVQPPSGEPAWQFLGNYGETAIVRAAESFMPAFGVAVIVFGGLLSTMSALNATILASSRVAFSMGRDGWLPAATARIHPERRTPHVAIYATGVILIVMALTLPIEAIGSAASLIFLLTFAMVNLSVIVLRRKAPELPRLYRVPFYPFVPILGIVLNVFLAVYQFTFQPLAWYVTIGWVALGLGLYYGYFKGAAAEHAPQVLDRPVPPRVVTENTVVVPLHNPDHVAVLLDYAKPIAEARAKALLAYSVVEVPRQLPIHEGLRFTQHREGLIKAAREHATQGQMTLETDLVIAHHATDGILSGAKRYRADCLVMGWKGHTDTRDRIFGEVADQVIRHAPCDLALLKIEGTELPKRCLFPTAGGPHARLAAEMLNVLAPAFGMEVTACYVVPPGATAKTRREADNWISKTLEAMEVTAPVERKLIESTSIAGGIAKESADYDLVVLGAAREPFLSQVMFGEIPEKVARFSPASVLVVKRYDGHVRSLMRRAFG from the coding sequence GTGACTGCACACAGGGAAGGATCTCAGGGGGGCGAACCCACGTTCGCCCGCAACCTCGGCCTCTTCGACGCCACCATGATCGGTGTCGGCGCTATGATCGGTGCTGGCATCTTCGTGCTTACAGGTATCGCGGCTGGTGAGTCAGGACCCGCTTCGATTCTGGCGTTTGCGCTCAACGGCGCCGTGACTCTACTCACCGCGTTCGCATACGCGGAACTCGCGGCGGCGATCCCAGAAGCTGGCGGTGGCTATGCCTTCGTGCGGCGCGCCTTTCCCGGCGCGGTGGGCTTCACCGCCGGATGGATGCTCTGGTTCGCTTATACCGTCGCCTGTTCGCTGTATGCACTGGGCTTCGCCGGCTATTTCTGGGAATTCTTCATCAAGTACACGCCTGGCATTCCAGAGGTCGTGTTCTCGATCGTGGGAGAGCATGGTGCCGGGCTCGTCGTGACGTTCGTTGTGGGAGCACTCTTCGTGCGCCTCAACGCCCGCGGTACCGCGGTTGTGGGTATGGCCGAGAACGTTCTGACGGTCGCGAAGCTCATCATTCTGGCCGTCTTCATCGGCTACGGACTGAGAGCACTTGGGATGGCACCCGAGGGCCAGGTACAGGAGGCGTTCAATCCGTTCTTCCCCCGAGGCTTCGGGGGAGTCTTCGTCGCCATGGGTCTCACCTTCATCGCATTCGAAGGATACGATCTGATCGCCACGGTGGCGGAGGAGATCAAGGAGCCGGAAAAGAACATCCCGAAGGCGACGTTCATCTCGCTCGCCGTAACGATGGTCATGTACCTGCTGATCTTGTTCGTGTCACTCGCCGCGGTTCAGCCACCGAGTGGAGAACCCGCATGGCAGTTCCTCGGCAACTATGGTGAGACGGCCATCGTACGAGCCGCCGAGAGCTTCATGCCAGCCTTCGGGGTCGCCGTGATCGTCTTTGGTGGGCTGCTCTCCACGATGTCGGCGCTGAACGCCACGATTCTCGCTTCCTCACGGGTGGCCTTCTCTATGGGGCGGGATGGCTGGCTACCCGCCGCGACAGCCCGGATTCACCCCGAGCGCCGCACACCGCATGTGGCCATCTACGCAACCGGCGTCATCCTGATCGTGATGGCCCTGACGCTGCCCATCGAGGCGATCGGCTCCGCAGCGAGTCTGATTTTCTTGCTCACGTTCGCCATGGTGAATCTGTCAGTTATCGTGTTGCGCCGGAAAGCACCTGAGTTGCCTCGCCTGTACCGGGTACCGTTTTACCCGTTCGTGCCGATTCTAGGCATCGTGCTGAACGTCTTTCTCGCAGTCTACCAGTTCACGTTTCAGCCCTTGGCGTGGTACGTGACGATCGGTTGGGTCGCACTCGGGCTCGGGCTCTACTACGGCTACTTCAAGGGCGCGGCCGCAGAGCATGCACCGCAGGTTCTGGACCGCCCAGTCCCACCCCGTGTGGTCACAGAGAACACTGTGGTCGTTCCGCTGCACAATCCTGACCACGTGGCGGTCCTGCTCGACTACGCGAAGCCGATCGCCGAGGCCCGGGCGAAGGCACTCCTCGCGTACTCGGTGGTCGAGGTTCCGCGCCAACTCCCCATCCATGAGGGGCTCCGTTTCACACAGCATCGTGAAGGGCTGATCAAGGCCGCCCGAGAGCACGCCACCCAGGGGCAGATGACCCTGGAGACCGACCTGGTTATCGCTCACCACGCCACCGACGGAATCCTCTCCGGTGCGAAGCGTTATCGGGCAGACTGTCTGGTCATGGGCTGGAAAGGCCATACCGACACGAGAGACCGAATCTTCGGTGAGGTCGCGGATCAGGTGATCCGGCACGCGCCGTGCGATCTGGCGTTGCTCAAAATCGAAGGAACGGAGCTTCCGAAGCGATGCCTGTTCCCTACGGCAGGAGGTCCTCATGCGCGGCTCGCCGCCGAGATGCTCAACGTCCTGGCACCCGCGTTCGGGATGGAGGTCACAGCCTGCTACGTGGTGCCCCCGGGGGCCACCGCCAAGACGCGCCGCGAAGCGGACAACTGGATCTCCAAGACCCTCGAAGCGATGGAGGTGACGGCACCCGTCGAGCGCAAACTGATCGAGTCGACCTCGATCGCAGGTGGCATCGCCAAGGAAAGTGCTGACTATGATCTCGTCGTCCTTGGTGCGGCCCGCGAACCATTCCTCAGCCAGGTGATGTTCGGAGAGATTCCGGAGAAAGTTGCCCGTTTCTCACCTGCTTCGGTGCTGGTGGTCAAACGGTACGACGGACACGTACGATCCCTCATGCGTCGGGCCTTCGGCTAA
- a CDS encoding SulP family inorganic anion transporter has product MKSAPPDRISRSDILAGVSVALILIPQSMAYAELAGLPPHHGLYAATIPLIAAAFLASSPYLQTGPVALTGLLTFGALVPLAPVGTAEYAALAALLALVVGVARIIVGMLKAGWLVYLMSHSMMTGFLSAAAILILSSQLPGALGVAPPADLGVLQRAWYAVLSPGAWEGTAVGLALFTVGAVVISGKIHPLMPGVLFAAAAGLIFSIVTGYSGATVGTIPSGFPPITADLPWHRLPSLILPGIVISVIGFAEGVSISRVFASEERQHWDADREFLSKGMANIAAAFTGGLPVGGSLSRTSVNRLAGAKSRWSGMVTGVTVLAFLPLAPILSALPRAILSGIVIAAIWALVRPKKLLGLWSVSPVQAVVGWATFVATLVMSPHIDRAILFGITLSAAVHLWRELKPHLTSERVGDTLVVEPSGVLWFGSAPALEDLIFAKLADERDVRAVVMRCGGLGRIDLSGAYTLLEMLGQAERAGIEMTLEDVPQHARRLFESVGIPVADQKIKEEDLEFGTGASSTP; this is encoded by the coding sequence ATGAAGTCAGCGCCACCGGACAGGATTTCACGTTCGGACATCTTGGCGGGGGTGAGCGTCGCGCTGATCCTCATTCCTCAATCGATGGCTTACGCCGAACTGGCTGGCCTGCCGCCTCACCACGGCCTTTACGCCGCCACCATTCCGCTCATCGCGGCAGCGTTTCTGGCCTCGTCACCCTATCTGCAGACGGGCCCGGTGGCCCTGACTGGGCTTCTGACGTTCGGTGCGCTCGTTCCGCTCGCCCCCGTCGGGACTGCGGAGTATGCGGCCCTCGCGGCCCTACTGGCGCTCGTCGTGGGTGTGGCCCGTATCATCGTCGGCATGCTCAAGGCCGGGTGGCTCGTCTATCTGATGTCCCACTCGATGATGACCGGCTTTCTCTCGGCTGCCGCGATTCTCATTCTCTCGTCTCAGCTACCCGGGGCGCTCGGGGTGGCGCCCCCCGCAGACCTCGGCGTTCTCCAGCGCGCGTGGTACGCGGTATTGAGTCCGGGCGCCTGGGAGGGAACGGCCGTTGGCCTGGCCTTGTTCACGGTCGGAGCCGTCGTGATCTCGGGGAAGATCCACCCGCTGATGCCGGGGGTCCTTTTCGCGGCGGCGGCCGGTCTCATTTTCTCAATCGTGACTGGCTACTCGGGTGCGACCGTCGGCACGATTCCAAGCGGGTTCCCACCGATCACGGCTGACCTTCCCTGGCATCGCCTGCCGTCGCTGATTCTGCCGGGGATCGTGATCTCCGTGATCGGCTTTGCTGAGGGGGTATCGATCTCGAGGGTCTTTGCATCCGAGGAGCGGCAACACTGGGACGCTGACCGCGAGTTCCTCAGCAAGGGAATGGCGAACATCGCAGCGGCGTTCACCGGCGGCCTTCCTGTGGGCGGATCGCTCTCCCGCACGAGTGTCAATCGCCTCGCGGGAGCGAAGAGCCGCTGGAGTGGCATGGTGACCGGCGTGACCGTTCTGGCTTTCCTTCCGCTGGCTCCGATTCTGAGCGCCCTGCCGCGGGCGATTCTCTCGGGAATTGTGATCGCTGCGATCTGGGCGCTCGTTCGGCCCAAGAAACTCCTTGGGCTCTGGAGTGTGTCTCCCGTGCAAGCGGTGGTCGGCTGGGCCACGTTCGTAGCGACCCTGGTGATGTCGCCACACATCGACCGAGCGATCCTGTTCGGGATCACCCTTTCTGCAGCTGTCCATCTGTGGCGTGAGTTGAAGCCGCATCTGACGTCCGAACGCGTCGGAGACACGCTCGTAGTAGAGCCAAGTGGAGTGCTCTGGTTTGGTTCCGCTCCGGCGCTCGAAGACCTGATCTTCGCGAAGCTCGCGGACGAGCGTGATGTGCGAGCGGTGGTCATGCGGTGCGGCGGGCTTGGTAGAATCGACCTGTCCGGTGCGTACACACTGTTGGAAATGCTGGGACAGGCTGAACGGGCCGGCATCGAAATGACTCTGGAGGATGTCCCGCAGCACGCCAGACGTCTGTTTGAGTCAGTAGGTATCCCCGTGGCTGACCAGAAGATCAAAGAGGAAGATCTGGAATTCGGAACAGGAGCATCGTCGACTCCGTAG
- a CDS encoding molecular chaperone TorD family protein codes for MPESGTPVELLRGLAVLAEPPSKEHEGIIAALGMQAAPSSSEYSDVFMFQLYPYASVHLGQEGMMGGDARERVAGFWTAVGQTPPAEPDHLSALLGLYVGLTEQIAIANAEGASAEAMLLDQSRGALLQEHLAPWVFAYLDRVVELTSGPYGEWAILLRDVLRSEVTSGGALPVHLREAPPLPDPREDGSEAFLAGLLAPVRSGAIFTRSDLGRIASTLDVGLRAGERRYALEHILAQDAPGVLNALSEEAGRQAMAHAAREEWLGGTACFLADRALRTQTLLCELAESGALSAEDAAEGKESADTTAGVS; via the coding sequence GTGCCTGAGTCGGGAACGCCGGTCGAGCTGTTGCGGGGGCTCGCTGTTCTCGCGGAGCCACCGTCGAAGGAGCACGAAGGGATCATCGCAGCGCTCGGTATGCAGGCGGCTCCGAGCTCGTCTGAATACTCTGACGTCTTCATGTTCCAGTTGTATCCCTACGCGTCCGTGCACCTCGGGCAGGAGGGCATGATGGGGGGCGATGCACGCGAGCGCGTCGCGGGATTCTGGACGGCGGTTGGGCAGACCCCGCCGGCCGAGCCCGACCACCTCTCGGCGCTCCTCGGTCTCTACGTTGGATTGACCGAGCAGATTGCGATTGCGAATGCGGAGGGCGCGTCTGCTGAGGCGATGCTCCTCGACCAGAGTCGAGGGGCCTTGCTGCAGGAGCACCTGGCGCCATGGGTCTTCGCGTACCTCGATCGAGTCGTCGAACTCACGTCAGGGCCGTATGGAGAGTGGGCGATCCTGCTCCGGGACGTGCTTCGAAGCGAGGTGACTTCCGGGGGTGCGCTGCCTGTCCATTTACGGGAAGCACCGCCTCTGCCGGATCCCCGTGAGGACGGGTCGGAAGCTTTCCTGGCGGGGCTGCTCGCTCCGGTCCGGTCGGGTGCGATTTTCACTCGATCCGATCTTGGTCGCATTGCATCGACTCTGGACGTCGGCCTCAGGGCAGGAGAGAGACGCTACGCGCTTGAGCACATCCTCGCGCAGGACGCACCGGGTGTTCTCAACGCGCTTTCCGAAGAGGCGGGGCGACAGGCTATGGCCCATGCCGCTCGCGAAGAGTGGCTGGGCGGCACGGCGTGCTTCCTGGCGGATCGCGCGCTGCGGACCCAGACGCTGCTGTGTGAACTGGCCGAAAGCGGAGCGCTCTCGGCGGAAGATGCAGCGGAGGGCAAAGAGTCTGCGGATACCACGGCAGGCGTCTCATGA
- a CDS encoding molybdopterin-dependent oxidoreductase, with protein MTLDDLNRRVSAARAEVEARGETFYPGASRIHLAAFPPRERWNDWVELDSKSWPERVEKRYMLVPTTCFNCESACGLLAYVDRDTLQVRKFEGNPEHPGSRGRNCAKGPATINQITDPDRILYPLKRSGERGEGKWERVSWDEALDDIAGRIRTCLEEERHEQVMYHVGRPGEDGYTTRMLAAWGVDGHNSHTNVCSSGARAGYHWWMGMDRPSPDHANAKVILLVSSHLETGHYFNPHAQRIMEGKQNGAKLIVFDTRLSNTATHADHWISPYPGSEPAIFLAIANWMIQEGRYDREFVRRWWNWQEYLEEVGGNPQGTFEDFEAALKQMYDSYTFEFASAESGVSVDQLKAVAELVSTAGTRLATHNWRSAGSGNLGGWQVARTLTLLNALLGALATEGGTFPNSWNKFTPKPPRLPHQHPRRWNDVLWPDEYPLALMEMSFLMPHLMRQQEAFVDVYFTRVYNPVWTNPDGFSWIEMLTDKKQIGQHIAMTPTWNETAYFADYVLPMGHSSERHDLTSYEQYNGQWIGFRQPVLRAARERLGEEITDTRQVNPGEVWEENEFWIELTWRIDPDGSLGIRQFFESVKNPGEKMTVDEYYGWIFENSVPGLPEAAVAQGVTPLEYMRRYGAFEVANKVGKVHEQPVPDSELEDIRVDDAGRVYTHAPVPPSPKAPGGTKIDPDEDGRRRVGVRVDGEIVKGWPTPTGKLEFWSRTLRDWGWPELATPTYVKSHIHQQNLDSDQMPLITTFRVPVQIHTRSANAKWLDEIAHTNPLWIHPTDAARAGVDKTGDLVRVETEIGHFVLKAWITEGIRPGVLACSHHMGRWKPEGHEGPRLGMNTVALDQNESDWDLTRKKSGGPFESADPDTMRVWWTDVGVHQNLTHPVHPDPVSGMHCWHQAVRVRKAQPGDSFGDVSVDTAKSRAVYDQWLEMTRAASTHSPDGTRRPWWMLRPVRPERAAYDLPEREPVGA; from the coding sequence ATGACGCTCGATGACCTGAACCGGCGGGTATCCGCCGCCCGGGCAGAAGTGGAAGCGCGCGGTGAGACCTTTTATCCCGGCGCGAGTCGAATCCACTTGGCCGCGTTTCCTCCGAGGGAGCGCTGGAACGACTGGGTCGAGCTCGACTCGAAGTCGTGGCCCGAGCGTGTCGAGAAGCGCTACATGCTGGTCCCAACGACCTGCTTTAACTGCGAGTCTGCATGTGGTCTTCTGGCCTACGTCGATCGGGACACGCTGCAAGTAAGGAAATTCGAAGGCAATCCGGAGCATCCCGGATCCCGTGGGCGAAATTGTGCCAAGGGGCCGGCGACGATCAATCAGATCACGGACCCTGACCGGATCCTATATCCGCTCAAGCGTTCAGGTGAGCGCGGTGAGGGAAAGTGGGAGCGGGTGAGCTGGGATGAAGCACTCGACGACATCGCGGGTCGCATTCGCACGTGCCTCGAAGAAGAGCGGCACGAACAGGTCATGTACCACGTCGGTCGCCCCGGGGAGGACGGCTACACCACGCGGATGCTCGCGGCCTGGGGTGTAGACGGTCACAACTCCCACACCAACGTCTGTTCGAGCGGTGCACGCGCCGGATATCACTGGTGGATGGGCATGGATCGTCCGAGCCCTGACCACGCCAACGCGAAGGTGATTCTGCTGGTCAGCAGTCACCTGGAGACTGGGCACTACTTCAATCCGCATGCTCAGCGCATCATGGAGGGGAAGCAGAACGGAGCGAAGCTCATCGTCTTCGATACCCGCCTCTCCAACACCGCGACACACGCGGACCACTGGATCTCGCCCTATCCTGGTTCCGAGCCGGCAATCTTTCTCGCCATCGCCAACTGGATGATTCAGGAGGGGCGTTACGATCGTGAGTTCGTGCGCCGCTGGTGGAACTGGCAGGAATATCTGGAAGAGGTGGGAGGAAACCCCCAGGGGACCTTCGAGGACTTCGAGGCCGCCCTTAAGCAGATGTACGACTCGTATACTTTCGAGTTCGCGTCCGCGGAATCAGGGGTCAGCGTCGATCAACTCAAGGCAGTAGCCGAACTTGTCTCGACGGCCGGCACGCGGCTGGCCACGCACAACTGGCGTAGTGCGGGCTCCGGAAACCTTGGTGGGTGGCAGGTCGCGCGGACCCTTACGCTGCTCAACGCATTGCTCGGTGCCCTCGCTACAGAGGGTGGCACCTTTCCGAACTCTTGGAACAAGTTCACGCCGAAGCCGCCCCGACTTCCGCATCAACACCCGCGGCGGTGGAATGACGTGCTCTGGCCGGACGAGTACCCGCTGGCGCTCATGGAGATGTCCTTCCTCATGCCGCATCTCATGCGTCAGCAGGAAGCGTTCGTCGATGTCTACTTCACACGCGTGTACAATCCGGTCTGGACGAATCCGGACGGCTTCAGCTGGATCGAGATGCTCACCGACAAGAAGCAGATCGGTCAACACATTGCGATGACGCCTACGTGGAATGAGACCGCGTACTTTGCGGACTACGTTCTCCCGATGGGCCACTCGTCAGAGCGGCACGATCTCACATCGTACGAGCAGTACAACGGTCAGTGGATCGGTTTTCGGCAGCCAGTGCTGCGCGCTGCTCGCGAGCGACTGGGTGAGGAGATCACCGACACGCGTCAGGTGAACCCAGGTGAAGTCTGGGAAGAGAACGAATTTTGGATCGAGCTCACATGGCGGATCGATCCCGACGGATCACTCGGAATTCGCCAGTTCTTCGAATCGGTGAAAAATCCCGGCGAGAAGATGACGGTCGATGAGTACTACGGCTGGATCTTCGAAAACTCCGTGCCTGGGTTGCCCGAGGCTGCGGTCGCTCAAGGTGTAACACCTCTCGAATACATGCGCCGTTACGGGGCTTTCGAGGTCGCGAACAAGGTCGGCAAGGTACACGAGCAGCCGGTCCCGGATTCGGAACTCGAGGACATCCGCGTCGACGATGCGGGGCGCGTCTATACGCACGCTCCTGTGCCGCCGAGTCCGAAGGCTCCCGGAGGGACGAAAATTGATCCTGACGAGGACGGCCGCAGGCGTGTCGGCGTGCGCGTCGATGGCGAAATCGTGAAGGGATGGCCGACGCCGACCGGAAAGTTGGAGTTCTGGTCGCGGACTCTGCGCGATTGGGGGTGGCCAGAGCTAGCGACGCCGACCTACGTGAAGAGTCACATTCATCAGCAGAATCTCGACTCCGATCAGATGCCGCTGATTACGACCTTCCGTGTACCGGTTCAGATTCACACGCGTAGTGCGAACGCCAAGTGGCTCGATGAGATCGCGCATACGAATCCGCTGTGGATTCACCCGACCGATGCCGCGCGGGCCGGTGTAGACAAGACTGGGGATCTCGTGCGGGTCGAGACGGAGATCGGTCATTTCGTGCTTAAGGCGTGGATTACCGAAGGCATTCGCCCCGGCGTGCTGGCCTGCAGCCATCACATGGGTCGCTGGAAGCCCGAGGGGCACGAAGGACCGCGCCTGGGCATGAACACCGTAGCGCTCGACCAGAACGAGTCGGACTGGGACCTCACCCGAAAGAAGAGCGGGGGCCCCTTCGAGTCCGCCGATCCCGACACGATGCGGGTGTGGTGGACCGACGTAGGCGTCCACCAAAATCTGACGCACCCCGTCCATCCCGATCCTGTGTCGGGGATGCACTGCTGGCACCAGGCAGTGCGTGTGCGGAAGGCTCAGCCCGGTGACTCTTTCGGGGACGTCTCGGTCGATACCGCGAAGTCCCGGGCCGTGTACGACCAGTGGCTCGAGATGACTCGGGCAGCTTCGACCCACTCGCCGGATGGCACCCGTCGCCCGTGGTGGATGCTGCGCCCCGTCCGGCCTGAACGCGCCGCCTACGACCTTCCCGAGCGCGAGCCCGTCGGTGCCTGA
- the nrfD gene encoding polysulfide reductase NrfD, which translates to MPLSVTRTYVKYVDTGYFPQARRSFQVTRCNQCEDAPCVTACPTAAMHQRPDGIVDFDKSICIGCKACIAACPYDAIFINPEDKSAEKCNFCAHRIDVGLEPACVVVCPTEALMVGDMNDPLSAVSEIIHRDAVVVRKPEKETRPKLFYKGADQVTLDPLAARRPDGGLFMWSEQGNVDHQVPSGHPGPWNSSAAAVLSYDIPHRAPWDWRVSAYTFTKSIAAGAYLVPLILGAIGVLPFTSSLWGLYAPIVAMVGLMVTGALLIWDLEHPERFWMVLLKPQWRSWLVRGGFIITGYGGVLAVHLGASLLGRADITPVLGWIGGPLAAMTAVYTAYLFAQARARDLWQSPLLPGHLLIQALVAGAAVLMLITNGSVPDSLVVCFRLSLATHLLLVLGEASMRHPTAHGTLAARAMIRGEYAHFFWIAVPLGVLGFIFAVSTPVIAAGATLVSLLFYEHAFVQAGQSVPLA; encoded by the coding sequence GTGCCGCTTTCGGTCACCCGGACGTATGTGAAGTACGTCGATACCGGCTATTTCCCGCAGGCTCGACGTTCGTTTCAGGTCACGCGGTGCAATCAATGTGAGGACGCTCCCTGCGTGACGGCGTGTCCCACCGCTGCCATGCACCAGCGGCCCGATGGGATCGTGGATTTCGACAAGTCGATCTGTATTGGCTGCAAGGCGTGCATCGCGGCTTGTCCCTACGATGCGATCTTCATCAATCCCGAGGACAAGTCCGCGGAAAAGTGCAACTTCTGCGCGCATCGCATCGATGTAGGACTGGAGCCTGCGTGCGTCGTGGTCTGCCCGACCGAGGCCCTCATGGTCGGAGATATGAACGATCCTCTGTCCGCCGTCAGTGAGATCATTCACCGGGATGCCGTGGTGGTTCGTAAACCGGAAAAAGAGACTCGGCCCAAGCTCTTCTACAAGGGCGCAGATCAGGTGACACTCGACCCATTGGCGGCAAGGCGCCCGGATGGTGGCCTGTTTATGTGGAGCGAGCAGGGGAATGTCGATCACCAGGTGCCGTCCGGGCATCCGGGGCCGTGGAACAGTTCGGCCGCGGCAGTCCTCAGCTACGACATTCCGCACCGAGCGCCGTGGGATTGGCGAGTGTCAGCCTACACGTTCACGAAGTCGATCGCTGCCGGCGCGTACCTCGTGCCGCTGATTCTCGGTGCGATTGGCGTACTCCCGTTCACTTCGTCGCTCTGGGGCCTGTACGCACCGATCGTCGCGATGGTCGGACTCATGGTGACCGGAGCACTGCTGATCTGGGATCTCGAGCATCCGGAGCGTTTTTGGATGGTGTTGCTCAAGCCACAGTGGCGAAGCTGGCTTGTTCGTGGGGGCTTCATCATTACCGGATATGGGGGAGTTCTGGCGGTCCATCTGGGCGCCTCGCTCCTCGGCCGGGCGGACATCACTCCTGTGCTGGGCTGGATCGGTGGGCCACTTGCGGCCATGACGGCGGTGTACACCGCGTACCTGTTCGCGCAGGCACGAGCGCGGGATCTGTGGCAGAGTCCGCTTCTCCCCGGACACCTCCTGATCCAGGCCCTGGTGGCGGGGGCGGCTGTCCTCATGCTGATCACCAACGGCAGTGTTCCAGATTCACTTGTCGTCTGCTTCCGGCTGTCGCTCGCGACCCATCTCCTGCTCGTGCTCGGTGAGGCGTCCATGCGCCACCCCACCGCCCATGGGACGCTCGCGGCTCGGGCGATGATCAGGGGCGAGTATGCCCACTTCTTCTGGATTGCCGTGCCACTGGGTGTGCTGGGTTTCATATTTGCGGTATCGACGCCGGTCATCGCTGCCGGAGCCACGCTGGTCAGTCTCCTTTTCTATGAGCACGCCTTCGTTCAGGCGGGCCAATCGGTGCCACTCGCATGA